A region from the Desulfitobacterium dehalogenans ATCC 51507 genome encodes:
- a CDS encoding MerR family transcriptional regulator: MQISEICQLTGLTKKAIEYYQGKGLVSPLIQENGYREFSHDDVEKLRVIALFRKLDLTTDEIKQVLESNDKKSALKMVKQVKQIQAKARLTQIELLEELVHNENMEMIQDKISILEQQASIKEKLLMSFPGYYGHYISFHFGQFLNEPIKTDEQKRMYAVIVEFLDNMESLEIPDELQPFLDQVDQYTDDRLETLSLNVQIAFDDFETYWENYKESIAQYVEFKKSESYQNSGMAQLMHLFRQFGETSGYYEVFIPAMRKLSPSYDAYYMKMLQANEKLIEKMPDLRNGSISKAGHPGYNHLRDGE, from the coding sequence ATGCAGATTAGTGAAATCTGTCAGCTAACCGGGTTAACCAAGAAAGCCATCGAATATTATCAGGGCAAAGGATTAGTATCTCCCCTAATACAAGAGAATGGATATAGGGAGTTCAGCCATGATGATGTAGAGAAGCTGAGGGTAATAGCATTATTTAGAAAGCTGGATCTAACCACAGATGAGATTAAGCAAGTGTTAGAGAGTAATGACAAGAAATCCGCGCTGAAGATGGTTAAGCAAGTAAAGCAAATTCAAGCAAAGGCCAGACTTACCCAGATAGAATTGCTTGAGGAACTGGTTCATAATGAAAATATGGAGATGATTCAGGATAAGATCAGTATATTAGAGCAACAGGCTTCCATTAAAGAAAAATTGCTAATGTCCTTTCCCGGGTACTATGGACATTATATTAGTTTTCATTTTGGCCAATTTCTGAACGAGCCAATAAAAACGGACGAACAGAAACGAATGTATGCAGTCATAGTTGAGTTTTTAGATAACATGGAATCACTGGAAATTCCTGATGAACTCCAGCCCTTTCTGGATCAGGTGGATCAGTACACGGATGATAGGCTTGAAACCCTATCTTTGAATGTGCAGATCGCTTTTGACGATTTTGAAACCTACTGGGAAAACTACAAAGAAAGTATAGCTCAATATGTAGAATTTAAAAAATCAGAGAGCTATCAAAACTCAGGGATGGCACAACTTATGCATTTATTTCGTCAATTTGGTGAGACAAGCGGATACTATGAAGTGTTTATCCCAGCTATGCGCAAATTAAGTCCTTCCTATGATGCTTACTATATGAAAATGCTCCAAGCCAACGAAAAGCTGATAGAGAAAATGCCGGACTTGAGAAATGGAAGTATTTCCAAAGCAGGTCATCCGGGGTATAATCATCTTAGGGATGGAGAGTAA
- a CDS encoding GNAT family N-acetyltransferase: MRHIGTKKLETERLILRKFELNDAEAMFRNWASDAEVTKYLIWPPHDNVAVSLEVLKDWISQYKDHKFYQWAIVCKENGPEPIGSISIVKMDERIGMVHVGYCLGKRWWGKGVASEALAELIRFFFEEVEVNRIESRHDPRNPNSGRVMKKCGLVYEGTVKQGDWCNQGICDCSMYGLVAEDYYSSKK, from the coding sequence ATGAGACATATTGGAACGAAAAAACTGGAAACCGAGCGGTTGATCTTACGCAAGTTTGAACTAAATGACGCAGAAGCGATGTTTAGGAATTGGGCCAGTGATGCGGAAGTAACGAAATATCTGATATGGCCTCCCCATGACAATGTCGCGGTCTCCTTGGAAGTATTGAAGGACTGGATTAGTCAATATAAAGACCATAAGTTCTATCAATGGGCAATTGTGTGCAAAGAAAATGGGCCTGAGCCTATTGGCAGTATCAGCATTGTAAAAATGGATGAGCGTATTGGCATGGTTCATGTGGGTTATTGCCTAGGTAAAAGATGGTGGGGTAAGGGTGTTGCCTCTGAGGCACTTGCAGAGTTAATACGTTTTTTCTTTGAAGAGGTTGAAGTGAATAGGATTGAATCCAGGCATGATCCGCGCAATCCTAACTCAGGAAGAGTAATGAAAAAATGCGGGTTGGTGTACGAAGGGACTGTGAAGCAAGGGGACTGGTGCAATCAAGGAATCTGCGATTGCTCAATGTATGGACTTGTTGCGGAAGACTATTATTCAAGCAAGAAATGA
- a CDS encoding TIGR01777 family oxidoreductase, whose translation MKVLIFGGTGFVGKYLTKELLENGYQVFVVTRNSHKMVSTLGSGVEAIEWDNMSSLSSLKNLEQIDVVINLAGESIGNRRWTPSVKEEIIASRLRTTGAIVTAIDHGVIQPKVFINASAVGYYGPRGDEELAESEEAGKDFLAQVCREWEQEAYKAQAPLTRVVTLRIGVVLGNEGALNRMTMPFKFYIGGPLGTGEQWLSWIHIQDLISIIRCVIEHPGLSGPINAVAPNPARMRDFSKTLGKVLSKPSWLPVPEILLKIALGQMSEMLLHGQRAVPKKIQSAGFEYMYADLEEALENALAVI comes from the coding sequence ATGAAGGTTTTAATCTTCGGCGGAACAGGTTTTGTGGGAAAATATCTGACCAAGGAATTGCTTGAGAATGGATATCAGGTGTTTGTTGTAACCAGAAACTCTCATAAAATGGTCAGCACCCTAGGAAGTGGAGTAGAGGCAATCGAATGGGATAATATGTCCTCATTGTCTTCGCTTAAAAATTTGGAGCAGATTGATGTTGTGATCAATCTAGCCGGTGAATCCATCGGCAATCGCAGATGGACCCCTTCGGTAAAAGAAGAGATTATAGCAAGCAGGCTTAGAACAACTGGCGCAATTGTTACAGCCATTGATCATGGTGTGATTCAGCCTAAAGTGTTCATCAATGCATCGGCTGTTGGCTATTATGGCCCCCGTGGGGATGAAGAGCTCGCCGAGTCTGAGGAAGCCGGAAAGGATTTTCTGGCACAAGTATGCCGGGAATGGGAACAGGAAGCCTACAAGGCCCAAGCTCCTTTGACAAGAGTAGTCACCCTGCGGATTGGAGTCGTCTTAGGAAATGAAGGTGCTCTCAATAGAATGACCATGCCATTTAAATTCTACATAGGCGGTCCCTTGGGTACGGGAGAGCAATGGCTTTCCTGGATACATATCCAAGATTTAATCAGCATAATAAGATGTGTTATTGAACATCCGGGGTTATCCGGTCCTATTAATGCTGTCGCTCCAAATCCGGCAAGAATGAGAGATTTCAGTAAAACACTGGGCAAGGTTTTAAGCAAACCATCATGGCTACCCGTTCCAGAAATACTCCTGAAAATAGCTTTGGGTCAGATGTCAGAAATGCTATTACATGGACAACGGGCTGTGCCCAAGAAAATACAGAGCGCTGGCTTTGAATATATGTACGCAGACTTGGAGGAAGCTTTGGAGAACGCTTTGGCGGTGATATAA
- a CDS encoding SDR family NAD(P)-dependent oxidoreductase codes for MYNKSLWEAFLFPPIHIDRRRLEAKLKGKTILITGASSGIGEELAYQLAEIDCHLILVARTEEKLIRVKQEIEQKEAKVSIFRADLRDPEKVMELLKFIHQLPDGLDLFVSNAGLSIKRSINDSLDRYHDFTRTMAINYFAPVQLLLSLIPLLEKNKGHIINLSTINVLLLPVPHWAAYQASKSAFDTWFRAAASELNAMGIATSSVYLPLVRTPMILPTEAYQKLPAMSPEHVGKIVSKLIYTQKPKYRPWWLLPGQFVSIMFRGIWEFAAPAILRKRKQGRHHG; via the coding sequence ATGTATAACAAGAGTTTATGGGAAGCTTTCTTATTCCCTCCTATACATATAGACAGAAGAAGGCTTGAAGCAAAACTTAAGGGCAAGACAATTCTTATTACAGGTGCCAGTTCCGGCATAGGGGAAGAATTAGCTTACCAATTGGCAGAGATAGATTGTCATTTGATTTTAGTGGCAAGAACTGAGGAAAAGCTCATCAGAGTGAAACAAGAAATTGAACAAAAAGAAGCCAAAGTAAGCATTTTTCGAGCTGACCTTAGAGATCCTGAAAAGGTGATGGAATTATTAAAGTTCATTCATCAATTGCCCGATGGTTTGGACTTATTCGTCAGCAATGCCGGTTTATCAATAAAGCGATCGATTAACGATTCTTTAGACCGCTATCATGACTTTACCCGAACCATGGCCATCAATTATTTTGCACCGGTTCAATTATTATTGTCCCTTATTCCTCTCCTTGAGAAAAATAAGGGACATATTATTAATCTCTCTACGATCAATGTTTTGCTCTTACCTGTGCCCCATTGGGCCGCCTATCAGGCATCAAAATCAGCCTTTGATACCTGGTTTCGAGCGGCAGCTTCGGAGCTGAATGCTATGGGGATTGCCACGTCATCAGTGTATCTGCCCCTGGTTAGAACTCCTATGATTTTGCCTACAGAGGCCTATCAAAAGCTTCCTGCCATGAGTCCGGAGCATGTAGGGAAAATTGTTTCTAAGTTAATATATACACAAAAACCAAAATACAGGCCCTGGTGGTTGCTGCCCGGACAATTCGTATCAATTATGTTTAGAGGAATCTGGGAATTTGCTGCACCGGCTATTTTAAGAAAGCGAAAACAAGGTAGACATCATGGTTAG
- a CDS encoding AMP-binding protein, which produces MVRLIDVLFKIGLFSPLRLYSFASALHKYGINIMALLSFAEKAYGKKIGLVDDNETLTYKELYLQSKELSFILREKYQLRRGHKVGFICKNHASLVKAIFAVSQSGADIYLLNAEMSCSQFNNLLDQTDFHLLIYDFESSPLLEGSAYKKDKLLSYHEDLPAINNLLNLSLPENPKIKRSLTGKLVILTGGTTGNAKAAVHQPSLRNYLNPFVTLINRLKLVNYRTVYIATPIYHGYGIAVLLVFIILGKKVIIQKGFNVVKACHLIRKHQVEVVTVVPLMIYKMLKQNPEDLKSLACIVSGGAELNPRVVRETAEKLGDVLYNLYGTSEAGLNIIATPQDLRCSANTLGKKIKGVRLKIMDGNKNKVPVGSVGQFCIKNRWSMGNKSNPWIETGDLGYCDHQGYYFLCGRADDMVVSAGENVYPADLEQVLRDHPHIEEVAVIGIRDEGFGQRLKAFVLPEEGAGLTEEELLEWLRPRVARFQVPKEITFVQEMPYTSLGKLDKKLLRSND; this is translated from the coding sequence ATGGTTAGATTGATCGATGTTTTATTTAAAATAGGACTGTTTTCACCCTTAAGGCTCTATAGCTTTGCTAGTGCTCTCCATAAATATGGAATAAACATCATGGCTTTATTGAGTTTTGCTGAAAAGGCATATGGGAAAAAGATAGGGCTGGTCGATGACAACGAAACATTGACTTACAAAGAATTGTATTTACAGTCTAAAGAGCTTTCTTTTATTTTGAGAGAAAAATATCAACTGAGAAGGGGCCATAAGGTAGGGTTTATATGTAAAAACCATGCTTCCTTAGTGAAAGCTATATTCGCTGTTTCTCAATCAGGAGCGGATATCTATTTGCTTAATGCTGAAATGAGCTGCAGTCAGTTTAATAATTTATTAGATCAAACGGATTTCCACTTGCTTATCTATGATTTTGAATCAAGTCCTTTGCTTGAAGGTTCAGCGTATAAAAAGGATAAGCTTTTGAGTTATCACGAGGATTTACCAGCGATCAATAACTTGCTTAATCTAAGCCTCCCTGAAAATCCGAAAATAAAGCGTTCCTTAACCGGAAAGCTGGTGATATTAACGGGAGGTACAACGGGGAATGCCAAGGCAGCAGTCCATCAACCTTCACTTCGCAACTATTTGAATCCATTCGTAACTTTAATAAACAGACTGAAGCTCGTAAATTATCGTACTGTTTATATAGCCACCCCAATTTATCATGGCTATGGAATAGCAGTTTTACTGGTGTTCATCATTTTGGGGAAAAAGGTGATCATCCAAAAAGGTTTCAATGTGGTCAAAGCATGCCACCTTATTCGCAAGCACCAGGTTGAAGTGGTGACCGTTGTACCCTTAATGATCTATAAAATGTTAAAACAAAACCCTGAGGATTTGAAATCCCTTGCTTGCATTGTTTCAGGTGGGGCGGAACTCAATCCCAGAGTGGTCAGGGAGACGGCGGAGAAATTAGGAGATGTCTTGTATAATTTGTATGGAACCTCAGAGGCGGGTTTAAATATCATAGCCACACCCCAGGATTTAAGGTGCTCGGCAAATACCCTTGGGAAAAAAATCAAAGGTGTTCGGCTAAAAATAATGGATGGAAACAAAAATAAAGTTCCTGTTGGCAGTGTGGGCCAATTCTGCATTAAAAACAGGTGGTCCATGGGAAACAAAAGCAATCCATGGATTGAAACAGGTGATTTAGGCTATTGTGATCATCAAGGATATTACTTTTTATGTGGCAGGGCCGATGACATGGTGGTTTCGGCAGGGGAAAATGTTTATCCTGCTGACCTGGAGCAGGTACTAAGAGATCATCCTCACATAGAAGAGGTGGCGGTAATCGGAATCCGAGATGAAGGATTTGGGCAAAGGCTGAAGGCGTTTGTACTTCCTGAAGAGGGAGCCGGTTTAACCGAGGAGGAGCTTTTGGAATGGCTGCGCCCAAGAGTTGCACGATTTCAGGTTCCCAAGGAAATAACCTTTGTTCAAGAAATGCCTTATACTTCCTTGGGTAAGCTTGATAAGAAGCTGTTAAGAAGTAATGATTGA